From a region of the Lactuca sativa cultivar Salinas chromosome 4, Lsat_Salinas_v11, whole genome shotgun sequence genome:
- the LOC111898949 gene encoding protein DJ-1 homolog D codes for MTNLGSPKKILMLCGDYMEDLEAIVPFQALQAFGLSVDAVCPDKKSGDICRTVLYRITPHQTYSEEGAHNFTLNATFDEIDVSSYDGLVIPGARAPEYLATYESVVKMAKHFAIFGKPIASICHGSLILAAGGVLKGRTLTAFPTLGPVLVTAGANWKKPETMASCYVDGNLITGAAYYGHAEFIGNFIKALKGTVTGFNKRILVLCEDFMEEYEIYVPFQSLQILGCHVDSVSPKIEKGDRCYTAIHEFEGDQNFSEKNGHEFEMTTTFKDIDASSYDALVIPGGRGPEYLALNQDAINLVKYFMNSGKVVASIGYGQQILAAADVLKGKKCTAYPAAKLHVVLAGATWMEPDSVDGCYADGNLVTGVGWPKHPQFIAKLMEVLGVKVSF; via the exons ATGACTAATTTGGGTTCTCCAAAGAAGATCTTGATGTTATGTGGCGATTACATGGAAGACCTTgag GCAATAGTTCCTTTTCAGGCATTGCAAGCGTTCGGATTGTCGGTTGATGCTGTTTGCCCTGATAAAAAATCCGGTGATATTTGTCGCACGGTTCTTTATCGTATAACTCCTCATCAG ACATATTCAGAAGAGGGAGCTCACAACTTTACTCTGAATGCaacttttgatgagattgatgtaAGTTCATATGATGGGTTGGTTATACCAGGAGCACGTGCTCCAGAATATCTTGCAACATATGAATCTGTGGTGAAAATGGCTAAACATTTTGCCATATTTGGAAAACCCATTGCTTCCATCTGTCATGGATCACTTATCTTGGCAGCTGGGGGTGTTTTGAAAGGTCGAACACTTACAGCATTTCCTACTTTGGGACCCGTGCTTGTTACTGCTGGTGCTAATTGGAAAAAACCTGAGACAATGGCATCATGTTACGTTGATGGAAATTTAATCACCGGAGCTGCTTACTATGGGCATGCCGAGTTTATTGGTAATTTCATTAAGGCATTAAAAGGAACTGTCACTGGTTTCAACAAACGGATTCTAGTCCTCTGTGAG GATTTCATGGAAGAATATGAGATATATGTTCCTTTTCAGTCCCTTCAAATTCTTGGATGCCATGTAGATTCCGTTTCCCCCAAAATCGAAAAGGGTGATAGGTGCTATACAGCTATCCATGAATTTGAGGGGGACCAGAATTTTAGTGAAAAAAATGGACATGAATTCGAAATGACAACTACCTTTAAGGACATAGATGCTTCAAGTTATGATGCTCTTGTTATCCCTGGAGGTCGAGGTCCAGAATACCTGGCACTAAACCAAGATGCTATTAATCTGGTGAAATATTTTATGAACTCTGGAAAGGTCGTTGCATCCATAGGATATGGACAACAAATTTTGGCTGCTGCTGATGTTCTTAAG GGCAAGAAATGTACTGCATATCCTGCTGCCAAACTTCATGTGGTATTGGCTGGTGCAACCTGGATGGAACCTGATTCAGTAGATGGTTGCTATGCTGATGGAAATTTAGTGACCGGAGTAGGCTGGCCAAAACACCCTCAGTTCATTGCTAAGTTAATGGAAGTACTTGGTGTAAAGGTAAGTTTCTAG